From Acidimicrobiales bacterium:
CTTCCGCGTGATCGCCCTGGACCAGCGTGGGCACGGCCGGTCGCAGCGCGGTTCGGGGGGCTACGGCATCGCGCGCATGGCGAGCGACGCGGCGCAAGTGTTGACGCATCTCGACATCAGCGACGCGGTCGTCGTGGGTCATTCCATGGGCGGCATGGTCACCCAGCAGATGTGCCTCGACTTTCCCGACCTGGCGCGCCAGCGCGTTGCCGGAACCATTCTGTTGTCGACGGCCGCTGCGGTGTCGCCGGGGATTCCGGGTTTGTCGGCGGTGAACCGGGTGGCCAACCCCGGTGTGTTGACGCGGGCGACGGGTCGCGGGTTCCCGGCGGGCGACGTCGGTTACGCGCTGGCCCGACTCGCAGTCGGCACCAACGCTGATCCGCGTCACGTGGCCCACACCCGCAACATGACCGCGGCGGTTCCACCGGCGACGCTCGCGGCGCTGATGCCCGGCGTGATCGGCTTCGACATCCGGTCGCGCCTCAAGGACTATCCGGTGCCGGCGCTGGTGATCACCGGTTCACGCGACTTATTGACTCCGCCGCGACTCGGCCGCGATATCGCCCGGCGCATCCCCGGCGCC
This genomic window contains:
- a CDS encoding alpha/beta fold hydrolase; amino-acid sequence: MPRRRQNRALALGAAGVGAGLAATAAFQAARRHRNRALDLAELRLPNALTHHHVTVDDGAVIHTVENGHGRPLVLLHGVTLSIETWPYQIATLSKHFRVIALDQRGHGRSQRGSGGYGIARMASDAAQVLTHLDISDAVVVGHSMGGMVTQQMCLDFPDLARQRVAGTILLSTAAAVSPGIPGLSAVNRVANPGVLTRATGRGFPAGDVGYALARLAVGTNADPRHVAHTRNMTAAVPPATLAALMPGVIGFDIRSRLKDYPVPALVITGSRDLLTPPRLGRDIARRIPGAEFEVVSGAGHMLMMERAEWLNDRIAAFARDH